The segment CTCGCCAACGGCGCGGCTGGCTTCATCGGCAAATCGAAGGCCGACTTCGCCGCGCTCGCCGATGCAATCCGGCGCGTGCATGGCGGCGAGACCTACATCCCGCCTTCGATTGCGAGCGCCGTGCTGTCGAACATGTTTGCTAACAGAACGCGGGAGGCGGGCGGCGTTGCGACGCTGTCGCCGCGCGAACTCGAAGTCGTGCGGCTGATTTGCGCCGGGCATTCGATCGCCGAGATCGCGGAGCGCGTCCGGCGCAGCCCGAAAACCATCAGCAATCAGAAGAACGCGGCGATGAGAAAACTGGCCGCGCGAAACGACGTGGAACTGGCCAAGGCGGTGCGCGACCTGGGGCTCTTCGGTGCCGTCTCGCCCGGGGCTGTCGCTACGCAGTCATAGCGACGCGATGGCGAGCGAGATCGCGGCCGCGACCGAGACCAGGAGTACTGCCGTCCCGATCGCGCGGCGCCGCTCGAGCTTCAGCCACAGCAGCAGCCCCGTCAGCGACAGGAACACGAGCCCAACGGCAACCGAATCGCTCAGCAGTGCCCACGCGAGGCTCGTGCCGAGCGCCTTGTGCAGTCCTTCGAGTGTGCCGATGGGCCCACGCGGCTGACGTTTGACCTCGACCGCGTTCTCGCCTTTCCAATATTCCGCGGTGACGATGTAGTCCGGCGCGGCGAACCGGATCTCCCAGCGCTCGGGCTGCATGATGGAGCGATCGCCCCACGGCATGCGTCGCGCCGGTTCGCGTCTGATGCGATCGGGCGCGCGATCGAGGCCGAGCTGCGCACGCAGAAATTCTGCGAGCGCATCGGGCGTGCCGGCCACCTCGGCGCCTGGCAGCGCGACATGAACCGTCGATGGCTTCGGCGTCTCCGCCTTGAGGCTCACCCGGTGATTCTGCAAGATGCCCGTCACGCCGAACAGGAGCGTGAGCGCCATGGCCCAGAGCCCAACCCATCCATGCGTTTTGCGCAGCCATTTGAGGAACGCGGCGCGTTTCGCGTGCCGCGTGTCGGGGGTGCGCACGGTACGCTGCACGGTGTTCGATCGTTCGACGATATCGGACATGCTGGCTCTCTGTGAATGGATAAGTGGCGCGAGTCGAGCGGTGGCGTTTATCAGAACGAAACGGTGGTGGTGAGCGTCACGAGGCGAGCTTCCCCCACGGCGATGATCAGATTGCTCGAGCTCGACGGGTAGTACGTCTTGTCGAACAGGTTTTTCACATTGAGCTGCACGCGCGTGGGCAGTTTCCCGACTTTCGTTTCGTAGGCTGCGAACAGATCGGCCACGACGTAACCGGGCAGCGTGAAGCTGTT is part of the Trinickia caryophylli genome and harbors:
- a CDS encoding PepSY-associated TM helix domain-containing protein; translation: MSDIVERSNTVQRTVRTPDTRHAKRAAFLKWLRKTHGWVGLWAMALTLLFGVTGILQNHRVSLKAETPKPSTVHVALPGAEVAGTPDALAEFLRAQLGLDRAPDRIRREPARRMPWGDRSIMQPERWEIRFAAPDYIVTAEYWKGENAVEVKRQPRGPIGTLEGLHKALGTSLAWALLSDSVAVGLVFLSLTGLLLWLKLERRRAIGTAVLLVSVAAAISLAIASL
- a CDS encoding response regulator, yielding MNVIKVAVADDHPIVVAGVKSILLEEPDIGLLFHADNIKDLLAKIRDERPDVLVCDYEFEDDPEADGLNLLRRLVHIAPNTRVLFLSSHSATHIVSTALANGAAGFIGKSKADFAALADAIRRVHGGETYIPPSIASAVLSNMFANRTREAGGVATLSPRELEVVRLICAGHSIAEIAERVRRSPKTISNQKNAAMRKLAARNDVELAKAVRDLGLFGAVSPGAVATQS